One genomic segment of Sminthopsis crassicaudata isolate SCR6 chromosome 4, ASM4859323v1, whole genome shotgun sequence includes these proteins:
- the LOC141566823 gene encoding uncharacterized protein LOC141566823 isoform X1, translating to MAANSGEVAALVPQTRDPDKEGIHQALDLTPGQEILTQTECESKRFQLQPVTDEAECVILQPHLLRQNGGETRTRNEEASFNQEILDNNYQLLNTEEQPPIFREHGNSFNQNSALVGLEVFQTKETYDCQKCGESFISMAHFTQHQSLHTGPGRYECYDCGKKFNRSYDLIRHQVIHTGERPFSCNECGKTFKRKSTLIEHQNIHTGEKPYRCNKCGRAFRQNTGLIEHQKIHTIEKPYKCNECEKAFSNSSSLLQHQIAHTGEKPYKCDECGKGFINSSSLLRHHNIHKGGKLYKCEECGKTLSNSLSFFQHLKIHTGEKPYKCNDCGKGFICNSYLVEHKRIHTGERPYVCKECGKAFRRSWNLTEHQRSHNSEKSYRCTECGKAFKNSSSLFHHQRIHSGGKPFDCNECGMAFRRKSRLIDHQRIHTGERPYECDKCMKNFSHRSQLLEHMRTHTGEKHYECNQCGKSFTRNSGLLRHQKIHTGEKPFECNQCGKAFSNSSCLIEHERIHTTEKPYKCNECGKTFCKKSYLTGHQVIHSKEKPYKCNECGKSYSRRFRLVEHQRIHTGEKPFECSECGKAFSRSALFIKHQIIHTKEKPYICDQCGKAFSLRKHLVQHQRIHTEEKPFKCNECGKAFRHKSTFHDHQKTHTGDKPCKCNECGKSFNRIFHLIEHQRTHTKEKPYECNECGKSFSRSSVFIKHQKIHTKEKLD from the exons ATGGCAGCAAATTCCGGGGAGGTGGCCGCCCTAGTTCCCCAAACCCGGGACCCAGACAAAGAAGGAATCCATCAG GCCTTGGACCTGACACCTGGACAAGAGATTTTGACTCAGACAGAATGTGAGTCCAAGAGATTCCAACTCCAGCCTGTGACAGATGAGGCTGAATGTGTGATCCTACAGCCCCACCTGCTTCGGCAGAATG GTGGTGAGACCAGGACCAGGAATGAAGAAGCATCTTTCAATCAAGAAATTTTAGATAATAATTATCAATTATTAAACACAGAAGAACAACCACCCATCTTTAGAGAACATGGGAATTCTTTCAATCAAAACTCAGCCTTAGTTGGTCTTGAAGTGTTCCAAACTAAAGAAACTTATGATTGTCAGAAATGTGGAGAAAGTTTTATTTCTATGGCCCATTTTACTCAACATCAGAGCCTCCACACTGGGCCAGGTCGCTATGAATGTTATGACTGTGGGAAAAAGTTTAATCGGAGTTATGATCTGATTCGACATCAAGTTATTCATACTGGTGAGAGACCCTTTTcctgtaatgaatgtgggaaaacttttaAGCGAAAATCAACACTTATTGAACACCAGAatattcatactggagagaaaccttataggTGTAACAAATGTGGAAGAGCCTTCCGACAGAACACAGGCCTAATtgaacatcagaaaattcataccATTGAGAAACCCtacaaatgtaatgaatgtgaaaAGGCTTTCAGTAATAGTTCAAGCCTTCTTCAGCATCAGATTGCACACACTGGAGAAAAGCCCTACAAAtgtgatgaatgtgggaaaggtttCATAAATAGCTCAAGTCTTCTTCGACATCATAATATTCACAAAGGAGGAAAACTCTATAAATGtgaagaatgtgggaaaactttgAGTAATAGCTTGAGCTTTTTCCagcatttaaaaattcatactggagagaaaccatataaatgtaatgacTGTGGTAAAGGTTTTATATGTAATTCATACCTTGTTGAACataaaagaattcatactggagagagaccatatgtatgtaaagaatgtggaaaagctttcaggCGATCCTGGAACCTTACTGAGCATCAGAGAAGTCATAACTCAGAGAAATCCTATAGATGTACCGagtgtggaaaagctttcaaGAATAGCTCAAGCCTTTTTCATCATCAAAGAATCCATAGTGGGGGGAAACCCTTTGACTGTAATGAATGTGGTATGGCCTTTAGGCGCAAATCACGCCTTATTGaccatcaaagaattcatactggagaaagaCCATATGAGTGTGACAAATGTATGAAGAATTTTAGTCATCGTTCACAACTTCTTGAACATATGAGAACCCACACTGGGGAAAAACActatgaatgtaatcagtgtggaaaatCCTTTACTAGGAATTCAGGCCTTTTACGTCATCAGAAAAtacacactggagaaaaaccatttgaatgtaatcagtgtgggaAAGCTTTTAGCAATAGTTCATGCCTCATTGAGCATGAGAGAATACATACTacagagaaaccttataaatgtaatgaatgtgggaaaactttcTGTAAGAAATCATACCTCACAGGACATCAGGTAATTCACTCTAAAGaaaaaccctataaatgtaatgaatgtgggaaatcaTATAGTCGACGGTTCCGTCTTgttgaacatcagagaattcatactggagagaagcccttcgaatgtagtgaatgtgggaaagcttttagTAGAAGTGCACTCTTTATTAAACACCAGATAATTCATACCAAAGAGAAGCCCTATATATGTGATCAGTGTGGCAAAGCTTTTAGTCTGAGAAAACATCTTGttcaacatcagagaatccatactgaagaaaaacctttcaaatgcaatgaatgtgggaaagctttcaggCATAAGTCAACTTTTCATGATCATCAGAAAACACATACTGGAGATAAGCCCtgtaaatgtaatgaatgtggaaaatctTTCAATCGGATCTTTCACCTTATTGAACATCAGCGAACTCATACTAAAGAAAAACCTTatgagtgtaatgaatgtgggaaatctTTTAGTCGAAGCTCagtttttattaagcaccagaAAATTCACACTAAAGAGAAATTAGATTAA
- the LOC141566823 gene encoding uncharacterized protein LOC141566823 isoform X2, with protein sequence MAHFTQHQSLHTGPGRYECYDCGKKFNRSYDLIRHQVIHTGERPFSCNECGKTFKRKSTLIEHQNIHTGEKPYRCNKCGRAFRQNTGLIEHQKIHTIEKPYKCNECEKAFSNSSSLLQHQIAHTGEKPYKCDECGKGFINSSSLLRHHNIHKGGKLYKCEECGKTLSNSLSFFQHLKIHTGEKPYKCNDCGKGFICNSYLVEHKRIHTGERPYVCKECGKAFRRSWNLTEHQRSHNSEKSYRCTECGKAFKNSSSLFHHQRIHSGGKPFDCNECGMAFRRKSRLIDHQRIHTGERPYECDKCMKNFSHRSQLLEHMRTHTGEKHYECNQCGKSFTRNSGLLRHQKIHTGEKPFECNQCGKAFSNSSCLIEHERIHTTEKPYKCNECGKTFCKKSYLTGHQVIHSKEKPYKCNECGKSYSRRFRLVEHQRIHTGEKPFECSECGKAFSRSALFIKHQIIHTKEKPYICDQCGKAFSLRKHLVQHQRIHTEEKPFKCNECGKAFRHKSTFHDHQKTHTGDKPCKCNECGKSFNRIFHLIEHQRTHTKEKPYECNECGKSFSRSSVFIKHQKIHTKEKLD encoded by the coding sequence ATGGCCCATTTTACTCAACATCAGAGCCTCCACACTGGGCCAGGTCGCTATGAATGTTATGACTGTGGGAAAAAGTTTAATCGGAGTTATGATCTGATTCGACATCAAGTTATTCATACTGGTGAGAGACCCTTTTcctgtaatgaatgtgggaaaacttttaAGCGAAAATCAACACTTATTGAACACCAGAatattcatactggagagaaaccttataggTGTAACAAATGTGGAAGAGCCTTCCGACAGAACACAGGCCTAATtgaacatcagaaaattcataccATTGAGAAACCCtacaaatgtaatgaatgtgaaaAGGCTTTCAGTAATAGTTCAAGCCTTCTTCAGCATCAGATTGCACACACTGGAGAAAAGCCCTACAAAtgtgatgaatgtgggaaaggtttCATAAATAGCTCAAGTCTTCTTCGACATCATAATATTCACAAAGGAGGAAAACTCTATAAATGtgaagaatgtgggaaaactttgAGTAATAGCTTGAGCTTTTTCCagcatttaaaaattcatactggagagaaaccatataaatgtaatgacTGTGGTAAAGGTTTTATATGTAATTCATACCTTGTTGAACataaaagaattcatactggagagagaccatatgtatgtaaagaatgtggaaaagctttcaggCGATCCTGGAACCTTACTGAGCATCAGAGAAGTCATAACTCAGAGAAATCCTATAGATGTACCGagtgtggaaaagctttcaaGAATAGCTCAAGCCTTTTTCATCATCAAAGAATCCATAGTGGGGGGAAACCCTTTGACTGTAATGAATGTGGTATGGCCTTTAGGCGCAAATCACGCCTTATTGaccatcaaagaattcatactggagaaagaCCATATGAGTGTGACAAATGTATGAAGAATTTTAGTCATCGTTCACAACTTCTTGAACATATGAGAACCCACACTGGGGAAAAACActatgaatgtaatcagtgtggaaaatCCTTTACTAGGAATTCAGGCCTTTTACGTCATCAGAAAAtacacactggagaaaaaccatttgaatgtaatcagtgtgggaAAGCTTTTAGCAATAGTTCATGCCTCATTGAGCATGAGAGAATACATACTacagagaaaccttataaatgtaatgaatgtgggaaaactttcTGTAAGAAATCATACCTCACAGGACATCAGGTAATTCACTCTAAAGaaaaaccctataaatgtaatgaatgtgggaaatcaTATAGTCGACGGTTCCGTCTTgttgaacatcagagaattcatactggagagaagcccttcgaatgtagtgaatgtgggaaagcttttagTAGAAGTGCACTCTTTATTAAACACCAGATAATTCATACCAAAGAGAAGCCCTATATATGTGATCAGTGTGGCAAAGCTTTTAGTCTGAGAAAACATCTTGttcaacatcagagaatccatactgaagaaaaacctttcaaatgcaatgaatgtgggaaagctttcaggCATAAGTCAACTTTTCATGATCATCAGAAAACACATACTGGAGATAAGCCCtgtaaatgtaatgaatgtggaaaatctTTCAATCGGATCTTTCACCTTATTGAACATCAGCGAACTCATACTAAAGAAAAACCTTatgagtgtaatgaatgtgggaaatctTTTAGTCGAAGCTCagtttttattaagcaccagaAAATTCACACTAAAGAGAAATTAGATTAA